In the Cryptococcus decagattii chromosome 12, complete sequence genome, one interval contains:
- a CDS encoding tRNA-dihydrouridine(47) synthase [NAD(P)(+)]: MTDDPAVTPRPETSINARPTISGQAPIKAEYLINTTPIVESASAAELNNIHPDDAAEGRTDSRDSRDDRDGRDNKRRKPNKQDKKDKKGQNKGRHFPVIREASVRICRAWETTGICDRADKGDCRYAHSWEGYFEVKPNDISYRPDWLLVGEAPFVVAGERVVGGDDVVGKTLDLDTVCPVLKDLGYCPFGWRCRFLGSHVKRTTAPVDGEEKGKEAGPEKRMGDWQIEHWVQSEVENGWKQKETNWPEQEVLNALRRSTASFPFSEAYLKKVDPDKPFTLQNKKPTKQPQKRKNIVLDEEEAANGPTAVASAGDDEESAMNATGNEQNEEKGRVYGETEAIDVPPRPEEKRRLNWEGGRYLAPLTTVGNLPFRRLCVDYGATITISEMALAQPLVYGAKEEWALVRRHESEKMFGVQIAGGGVDFVDVNMGCPIDLVFNQGAGSALMDSPGRLGKLLVGMNRALGEIPLTVKFRTGVAHGKPNAHKLIPRFATEWGVRALTIHGRSRQQRYSKPADWDYIKTCVTTLRESVADANLPPVPIFGNGDCFSAASYYEEMEKSGVDGVMVARGALIKPWIFTEIKERREWDISAVERLEGIRKFAEFGLSHWGSDTQGVNTTRRFLCEALSFQHRYIPIGLLERLPGKLNERPPAYRGRNELETLLASPFAGDWVKISEMFLGKVDEGFSFVPKHKSNAYGGEEAQG; this comes from the exons ATGACAGACGACCCGGCAGTCACTCCCCGTCCGGAGACTTCCATCAATGCAAGGCCAACAATTTCTGGTCAGGCTCCCATCAAAGCCGA ATATCTGATCAACACGACCCCTATCGTCGAATCCGCCTCTGCCGCAGAGCTCAACAATATCCACCCCGACGATGCCGCTGAAGGTCGTACCGATTCTCGTGACTCTCGCGATGACCGTGACGGTCGCGATAACAAACGACGTAAACCCAACAAGCAAGACAAAAAGGACAAAAAAGGTCAAAACAAGGGCCGCCACTTCCCCGTCATCCGGGAAGCCTCTGTTCGTATCTGTCGTGCTTGGGAAACCACTGGTATCTGTGACCGCGCCGATAAAGGCGATTGCCGATACGCTCACAGCTGGGAAGGTTACTTTGAGGTGAAGCCGAATGATATCAGTTACCGTCCCGATTGGCTCTTGGTCGGTGAGGCGCCGTTCGTGGTGGCAGGAGAAAGGGTGGTAGGCGGAGATGATGTGGTGGGGAAGACGCTTGATCTGGATACGGTTTGCCCGGTGCTAAAAGATTTGGGGTATTGTCCTTTTGGGTGGCGATGTCGGTTCTTGGGTTCACACGTTAAGCGCACGACGGCGCCTGTGGAcggggaagaaaaaggaaaggaagctGGTCCTGAAAAGCGAATGGGAGATTGGCAAATCGAGCACTGGGTACAGAGTGAAGTGGAGAACGGTTGGAAACAAAAGGAGACCAATTGGCCTGAACAAGAAGTCCTTAACGCTCTTCGCCGTAGTACT GCTTCATTCCCCTTTTCCGAAGCATACCTCAAAAAAGTCGATCCCGACAAACCTTTTACTCTCCAAAACAAGAAACCCACAAAACAACCACAAAAACGCAAAAACATTGTTCtcgacgaagaagaagctgccAATGGGCCTACTGCTGTCGCTTCGGCTGGGGATGACGAGGAGAGCGCTATGAATGCTACAGGAAACGAACagaatgaggagaagggtaGAGTCTACGGTGAAACGGAAGCGATTGACGTGCCCCCCAGAccggaggagaagaggagactGAACTGGGAAGGCGGACGATATCTCGCTCCTCTCACAACCGTCGGTAACCTC CCATTCCGTCGCCTCTGCGTTGACTACGGCGccaccatcaccatctCTGAGATGGCTCTCGCGCAACCGCTCGTTTACGGTgccaaagaagaatgggcCCTCGTCCGCCGACACGAGAGCGAAAAGATGTTTGGTGTTCAAATTGCCG GTGGCGGGGTGGACTTTGTGGATGTTAATATGGGTTGCCCGATTGATTTGGTGTTTAACCAAGGTGCAGGTAGCGCCC TTATGGACTCACCTGGACGATTGGGTAAGCTGTTGGTGGGTATGAACAGAGCTCTTGGCGAGA TCCCTCTGACCGTCAAATTC CGGACTGGTGTTGCGCATGGGAAACCTAATGCACACAAGTTGATTCCTCGTTTCGCCACTGAGTGGGGAGTGAGAGCTTTGACC ATCCATGGTCGATCTCGCCAGCAACGATATTCCAAGCCTGCCGACTGGGATTACATCAAGACCTGCGTCACCACCCTCCGCGAGTCCGTTGCCGACGCCAACCTCCCCCCTGTTCCCATCTTTGGAAACGGTGATTGTTTCTCTGCCGCTTCGTATtatgaggagatggagaagagtggCGTAGATGGAGTGATGGTCGCAAGAGGAGCGTTGATCAAGCCATGGATCTTTACGGAGATcaaagagaggagagaatggGATATTTCCGCTGTAGAGAGGTTGGAAGGTATCAGAAAG TTCGCCGAATTCGGTCTCTCACACTGGGGTTCCGACACCCAAGGTGTCAATACCACCCGCCGATTTTTATGCGAAGCACTCTCCTTCCAACATCGATACATTCCAATCGGCCTTCTGGAACGTCTTCCCGGTAAACTCAACGAACGACCCCCAGCATATAGGGGTAGGAACGAGCTGGAGACGCTTTTGGCAAGTCCGTTTGCCGGTGATTGGGTGAAGATTTCAGAAATGTTTTTGGGTAAGGTGGATGAAGGGTTCTCATTTGTGCCTAAACATAAGAGTAATGCGtatggtggagaggaggcGCAGGGATAA
- a CDS encoding protein transporter SEC61 subunit alpha codes for MGFRFLELVRPFMSILPEVTAPEKKVVFNHKIAWTAVTLLIFLVCSQVPLYGIMSSDSSDPLYWLRAILASNRGTLMELGITPIVTSGMIMQLLAGAQLIDVDFSLKDDRALFGAAQKLFAMIISLGQATVYVLTGLYGSPSSLGPGVCLLLILQLVSASLIVILLDELLTKGYGLGSGISLFIATNICESIVWKAFSPNTVNTGRGPEFEGAIIALFHLLFTWNDKTRALKEAFYRDRLPNIMNLLATVAVFAAVIYLQGFRIEIPIKSSKMRGQRGTYPVKLFYTSNMPIMLQSALTSNVFLVSQMLAGRFPDNLLVRLLGVWEPMENNPTQLSAVSGIAYYMSAPHSLTSALKDPFHTVIYIAFIVTACALFSKTWIEVSGSGPRDVAKQLKDQNMTLAGHRDASIYKELKRIIPTAAAFGGATLGLLSVVADMMGALGSGTGILMATTIIYGYFELGIKENAGIDASGLGDLLF; via the exons ATGGGCT TCCGTTTCCTTGAGCTCGTCCGACCATTCATGAGCATCCTCCCGGAGGTCACTGCTCCTGAAAAGAAG GTCGTTTTCAATCACAAGATCGCCTGGACAGCTGTCaccctcctcatcttcctcgtctgCTCGCAGGTTCCGCTCTACGGCATCATGTCCTCCGATTCTTCCGACCCTCTTTACTGGCTTCGTGCTATCCTCGCTTCCAACAGGGGTACCTTGATGGAGCTTGGTATTACTCCTATCGTCACTTCTGGCATGATCATGCAGCTTCTCGCAGGTGCTCAGTTGATTGATGTCGACTTTAGCCTCAAGGACGACCGCGCCTTGTTCGGTGCTGCCCAGAAAT TGTTCGCCATGATTATTTCCCTTGGTCAAGCTACCGTTTACGTCTTGACCGGTCTTTACGgctctccctcctctcttgGCCCGGGTGTCTGTCTTCTCCTTATTCTCCAGCTCGTTTCTGCCTCTCTCATCGTTATCCTCCTCGATGAACTGCTCACCAAAGGCTACGGTCTTGGTTCAGGTATCTCTCTTTTCATCGCTACCAACATTTGCGAATCTATCGTTTGGAAAGCCTTTTCTCCCAACACTGTCAACACTGGTCGTGGACCCGAGTTTGAAGGTGCCATCATTgccctcttccacctcttgTTCACTTGGAACGACAAGACTCGCGCTCTCAAAGAAGCGTTCTACCGTGACCGTCTTCCCAACATTATGAACCTCCTCGCGACTGTCGCTGTCTTTGCTGCTGTGATTTACCTCCAAGGTTTCCGAATCGAGATCCCCATCAAGAGCTCCAAGATGAGAGGCCAGAGGGGCACTTATCCCGTCAAGCTTTTCTACACTTCCAACATGCCTATCATGCTCCAGAGCGCTTTGACCAGCAACGTTTTCCTGGTCAGTCAGATGCTTGCCGGTCGATTCCCTGACAACTTGCTCGTCCGTCTTTTGGGCGTTTGGGAG CCTATGGAGAACAACCCTACTCAATTGAGCGCCGTCTCCGGTATCGCCTACTACATGTCCGCTCCTCATTCTCTCACCTCTGCCCTCAAGGACCCCTTCCACACCGTCATTTACATCGCCTTCATCGTCACCGCCTGtgccctcttctccaagaCTTGGATCGAAGTTTCTGGCTCTGGTCCTCGGGATGTGGCCAAGCAGTTGAAGGACCAGAATATGACTCTTGCAGGGCACAGGGATGCGTCTATTTACAAGGAGTTGAAGAGGATCATTCCAACTGCTGCGGCGTTTGGAGGCGCGACACTTGGCTTGTTGAGTGTGGTGGCTGATATGATGGGTGCTTTGGGAAGTGGAACTGGTATTTTGATGGCCACTACTATTATCTACGGAT ACTTTGAGTTGGGTATCAAGGAGAACGCTGGTATCGACGCTTCTGGCCTTGGTGACCTTC TCTTCTAA